In Oceaniferula marina, the following proteins share a genomic window:
- a CDS encoding CDP-alcohol phosphatidyltransferase family protein: MEDHKSLTYQDFWEMRARQSIWVTRNVSYRAGAWIALLANRLGVSPNMISLISGGITVGAALIAFGMGHGNVIAGLILTIGLQLGYAFDCADGPLARATGKGSSFGALLDKLVDLSSGMIFPCILAYSVGHCYFFGIPFTVRVLILVLILRVFLNVMLWIKELVVYKADRLKVDPRMHNGWWKVKKAASIYIDEPVYRLAIGLAWTFGFFWEFFALYHVGVLFLTLAYLLSSKKEMDAMDRAARPSG, from the coding sequence ATGGAAGATCATAAATCATTGACCTATCAGGATTTTTGGGAGATGCGTGCCCGCCAGTCGATTTGGGTGACACGGAATGTAAGCTATAGAGCTGGAGCATGGATAGCTTTGCTTGCTAATCGCCTTGGAGTATCCCCTAATATGATATCTTTGATATCGGGCGGCATTACTGTTGGGGCGGCTTTGATCGCTTTTGGCATGGGCCATGGAAACGTTATAGCAGGTCTGATATTGACTATTGGTTTGCAGCTTGGATACGCCTTTGACTGTGCGGATGGCCCACTTGCAAGAGCGACGGGAAAGGGAAGCAGTTTTGGTGCCTTATTAGACAAGTTGGTGGATTTGTCATCGGGTATGATCTTTCCCTGTATTTTGGCATATAGTGTGGGGCATTGTTATTTTTTTGGAATTCCTTTTACAGTGAGGGTTTTGATTCTCGTTCTTATTTTACGAGTCTTTTTGAATGTGATGTTATGGATTAAAGAGTTGGTCGTTTATAAAGCTGACCGTTTGAAGGTGGATCCGCGTATGCATAATGGTTGGTGGAAAGTAAAGAAGGCTGCCAGTATTTATATTGATGAACCTGTTTATAGACTGGCAATTGGTTTAGCATGGACATTTGGTTTTTTCTGGGAGTTTTTTGCTTTGTATCATGTGGGAGTTTTATTTCTAACGTTGGCATACTTACTATCATCTAAAAAAGAAATGGATGCGATGGATCGGGCGGCACGCCCTTCGGGTTAG
- a CDS encoding exosortase/archaeosortase family protein → MKSLLQKHPYVLPVSLLGLVMLVFWLLIPIYPNTSTSSDRLILYIADAWKKDFVHGWAVPFLFVAFIVMAWPKMKLEPVKGSLWGLFGVLFAVFLYVASVRTLQPRLPLIGLPFLIVGGVMFVYGWKVARHMLFPAFFWYFAISVPGLQQATNALQIMVTKSCYAVGTACGMELVNAGNEIRSANDSWSSLNIAEGCSGIRSLMALVMISAIYAYFTQKQVWKMAFLFACSLPLALIANFFRIFTIIVLAELGYSEFAAGIYHDWAGLLFFFPIALAGLFLIDRLLNWKVNRRVMRKRIQS, encoded by the coding sequence ATGAAATCTTTATTACAAAAACATCCCTATGTGTTACCTGTGTCCTTGCTTGGTTTGGTGATGCTTGTGTTCTGGTTGCTGATTCCGATTTATCCGAATACATCGACGTCGAGTGATCGTTTGATTCTCTATATCGCGGATGCCTGGAAGAAGGATTTTGTGCATGGTTGGGCGGTGCCGTTTTTGTTTGTGGCTTTTATCGTCATGGCTTGGCCAAAGATGAAGCTCGAACCGGTGAAGGGCTCGCTTTGGGGGCTGTTCGGGGTTTTGTTTGCTGTGTTTTTGTATGTGGCATCGGTGCGAACCTTGCAGCCCCGATTGCCCCTGATTGGCTTGCCGTTTTTAATCGTTGGCGGTGTGATGTTTGTGTATGGCTGGAAGGTGGCCCGGCACATGTTGTTTCCCGCGTTTTTCTGGTACTTTGCGATCTCGGTGCCGGGACTGCAACAAGCGACCAATGCCTTGCAAATCATGGTGACTAAGTCCTGTTATGCAGTGGGCACCGCCTGCGGCATGGAGCTGGTGAATGCCGGCAATGAGATCCGATCGGCCAATGATAGCTGGAGTTCGTTGAACATTGCCGAGGGCTGCAGTGGGATTCGATCGTTGATGGCACTGGTGATGATCTCAGCAATTTATGCTTACTTCACTCAGAAGCAGGTGTGGAAAATGGCCTTTCTTTTTGCCTGCTCTCTACCCCTGGCCTTGATCGCTAACTTTTTCCGCATCTTTACCATCATCGTTTTAGCGGAGCTGGGGTATTCTGAATTTGCCGCCGGGATTTACCACGATTGGGCAGGCTTGTTGTTCTTTTTTCCCATTGCCTTGGCGGGGCTTTTCTTGATCGATCGCTTGCTCAACTGGAAGGTGAACAGACGTGTTATGCGTAAACGCATACAGTCTTGA
- a CDS encoding exosortase-associated EpsI family protein, with protein sequence MNTEPSNSCTPELQHSRTPAVVRRLYILACLLALGFSMIWLLPKSGEMKPSRLKRPLPMQFGSIWGKSTEVTGEELKILAKDTEFERAQYMNRDFPTRPPVEASVVFSGKDLNNSIHRPERCLRSQGWNFTKERKVMVKGAMPDGADMPFREIVCAKPVQLKNGEVVEVMRVQYYTFFGHTAVTEDHYGRTLQDMKDRLFKGYDQQWAYATFSMPVYNQSHVDLGMVHPSNVYTLEESEAILAEFIQKLAPLVVE encoded by the coding sequence ATGAATACCGAGCCTTCCAACTCCTGCACTCCCGAACTCCAGCACTCCCGAACTCCCGCCGTCGTTCGGCGGCTGTATATCTTAGCTTGCCTTTTGGCGCTTGGTTTTTCGATGATCTGGCTGCTACCGAAGTCGGGGGAAATGAAACCATCCCGCTTGAAACGCCCTTTGCCGATGCAGTTTGGTTCGATCTGGGGTAAATCAACCGAGGTAACCGGAGAGGAGTTAAAAATTCTGGCGAAGGATACGGAGTTTGAGCGGGCGCAGTACATGAATCGTGATTTTCCGACCCGACCACCGGTTGAGGCATCGGTTGTGTTTTCCGGTAAGGATCTGAATAACAGCATTCACCGACCGGAGCGTTGTTTGAGGTCACAGGGATGGAATTTTACCAAGGAGCGCAAGGTGATGGTGAAGGGGGCGATGCCTGATGGGGCGGATATGCCGTTCCGGGAAATTGTCTGCGCAAAGCCGGTTCAGCTGAAAAACGGAGAGGTCGTTGAAGTGATGCGGGTACAGTATTATACCTTCTTTGGCCATACAGCTGTAACAGAAGATCACTACGGGAGGACTCTTCAGGATATGAAAGACCGTTTGTTTAAGGGATATGATCAGCAGTGGGCATACGCCACATTTTCCATGCCTGTATACAATCAATCCCATGTGGACCTGGGTATGGTTCACCCATCCAATGTGTATACGCTTGAGGAATCGGAAGCGATTTTGGCCGAGTTTATTCAAAAGCTCGCACCGCTTGTTGTGGAGTAG
- a CDS encoding four helix bundle protein: MSITKFEDITAWQKARELTGKIYEQTQSPEFRKDFGLVDQIRRASGSIMHNIAEGFDAGSNKEFVRFLRYSFRSASEVQSQLYIALDAGFISAENFDQLYQQVVEVKKLLGGFIKYLINKNVT, translated from the coding sequence ATGAGTATCACAAAATTTGAGGACATTACAGCTTGGCAGAAGGCTCGTGAACTTACGGGCAAGATTTACGAACAAACCCAATCCCCTGAATTCAGAAAAGATTTCGGGTTGGTTGATCAGATTCGCAGGGCATCTGGTTCGATTATGCACAACATAGCCGAAGGATTTGATGCAGGTTCAAATAAAGAATTTGTTCGTTTTTTGCGCTATAGCTTCCGCTCTGCGAGTGAAGTTCAAAGTCAATTGTATATTGCACTGGACGCTGGTTTCATCTCTGCTGAAAATTTTGATCAGCTGTATCAACAAGTGGTGGAGGTCAAAAAATTACTTGGAGGCTTCATCAAGTATCTGATCAATAAGAATGTTACGTGA
- a CDS encoding 30S ribosomal protein S6, whose translation MSRKYEGLIVLNAQGQEDSLNDLVTAVANEMEATGAKMDEIQQLGRKKFAYNARHLDGGHYINYIFEADPEAIEKIQAKLSLNTGVYLQHYQRLA comes from the coding sequence ATGAGCAGAAAATACGAAGGACTGATCGTCCTCAACGCCCAAGGACAAGAAGACAGCCTCAACGATCTCGTTACCGCCGTGGCCAACGAAATGGAGGCAACCGGAGCCAAGATGGATGAGATCCAGCAACTTGGACGCAAGAAGTTTGCCTACAATGCACGTCACCTCGACGGCGGACATTACATCAACTACATTTTCGAAGCCGATCCTGAGGCGATTGAAAAAATTCAGGCGAAGTTGAGCCTGAACACCGGTGTTTACCTTCAGCACTACCAGCGTCTCGCCTAA
- a CDS encoding sugar transferase produces the protein MFGSKQREQFSIQALQLSDAFLVWLSFWLADEFRPQLRALFGMEDAGKIGLYEISWLLFIVVPFTPLILELLGFYRNMMRKTVAKSVNQMLRCLALIGVIVAVAVVFFQMAPSSRIVLTAAFLISGVLLLIRDAVVRSALRKSARDEGYRERVVIAGAPDEIKELIESMPEEVTDYWEVVKEFDLTAWNLDALEEVLIEHSVHRVIIAARGAVFRQISRTVELCEKQGIEAWVSAGFIRTQVSRPTFDNLGGQPMLVLRATPELSWALLLKGAMDRVGAFFFILCTSPLWLFAMIGIRLASPGAPVFFRQDRAGKYGKTFKMWKFRTMVPDAEAKLAEVKEEVGNEMSGPVFKLENDPRVFPFARFLRKWSIDELPQMLNVLTGDMSLVGPRPLPVYEVKEFEKSEHRRRLSVKPGITCTWQAGGRNTITEWEDWVKMDLEYIDNWSLWLDIKLLLMTVPAVLFGKGAK, from the coding sequence ATGTTCGGTTCCAAACAACGAGAGCAATTTTCCATCCAAGCATTGCAGCTGAGTGATGCCTTTTTGGTGTGGTTGTCCTTTTGGTTGGCCGATGAATTTCGACCTCAATTGAGGGCTCTCTTCGGGATGGAGGATGCCGGTAAAATCGGTCTGTATGAGATTTCCTGGCTCTTGTTTATTGTGGTCCCTTTTACACCACTGATTCTTGAGTTGCTTGGATTTTACCGCAATATGATGCGGAAGACGGTGGCGAAATCCGTCAACCAGATGTTGCGCTGTCTAGCTCTGATTGGTGTGATTGTAGCCGTTGCGGTGGTTTTCTTCCAGATGGCTCCATCGAGTCGGATTGTATTGACGGCGGCTTTTTTGATCTCGGGTGTATTGCTTTTGATTCGTGATGCCGTGGTGCGTTCGGCCTTGAGGAAATCGGCTCGTGATGAAGGGTATCGGGAACGGGTGGTGATTGCAGGTGCTCCGGATGAGATCAAGGAGTTGATCGAGTCGATGCCTGAGGAAGTAACTGATTACTGGGAGGTGGTGAAGGAGTTTGACCTGACCGCTTGGAATTTGGATGCCTTGGAGGAGGTGTTAATTGAGCACTCGGTGCATCGGGTGATTATTGCTGCGCGGGGGGCGGTGTTTCGTCAGATTTCCCGCACTGTGGAGCTTTGTGAAAAGCAGGGGATCGAAGCCTGGGTTTCCGCTGGGTTCATCCGCACTCAGGTATCGCGTCCAACCTTCGACAACTTGGGCGGGCAGCCGATGCTCGTGTTACGTGCGACGCCCGAACTTTCCTGGGCCTTGCTTCTGAAGGGGGCGATGGATCGGGTCGGGGCGTTTTTCTTTATTCTATGCACCTCTCCGCTCTGGCTATTTGCCATGATTGGTATTCGGCTTGCCAGCCCTGGGGCTCCGGTGTTTTTCCGTCAGGATCGTGCCGGTAAATATGGCAAGACCTTTAAAATGTGGAAGTTCAGGACGATGGTTCCAGATGCTGAGGCAAAATTGGCTGAGGTGAAGGAAGAGGTTGGGAATGAGATGAGCGGGCCGGTGTTTAAATTGGAGAATGACCCCCGGGTATTTCCTTTCGCCCGATTCTTGAGAAAGTGGAGTATTGATGAACTTCCGCAAATGTTGAATGTTCTGACCGGAGACATGAGCTTGGTCGGGCCGCGTCCCTTACCGGTGTATGAGGTGAAGGAGTTTGAGAAATCCGAGCATCGGCGACGCCTTAGTGTGAAACCTGGAATTACCTGTACCTGGCAAGCCGGTGGACGTAATACCATCACCGAGTGGGAAGACTGGGTGAAGATGGACCTGGAATACATTGATAATTGGTCATTGTGGCTGGATATCAAGTTGCTGCTTATGACGGTTCCCGCCGTGCTCTTTGGGAAAGGCGCGAAGTAG
- a CDS encoding O-antigen ligase family protein, translating into MQSIIIILACLGMLLAGSLGITLSVPLQAPAVILLGLAAILAAIQVLKPGSAGVWESKVKRQKVQNPSTLDSGRKSWLLGLSLGSIFYFVGRAWFSPVFDLGVEDLMLILPASILYLVAGYGMRGKSGVHLRMGLAITVIVLLLLHIGSCVLQIKGGEGYSLTPLFTGAVRSSDGHVTGMYGYYGSFANFAVIAGLLSLSLGIWGRGGFASRGALFLFGALALSLAAYSQSRSAVISLIPSLFVFIILLMVSVAGQTPKVRTRARIGMWAFGGVIASVCIIGVTWVFSERALPQDQDQDLLELFFAGGVRVPYWTMAVEQWADYPVFGAGSRSFSYLSFEYWSSNLPTGEANPEFVHNEYLQLLADYGFVGLILVIALLVWHCFSGCKQVRLLAGKIPSDGLVRGFNAIALTVAGVSGMTAMAMHVCFDFRTHLLANLLLLVCCAIWTLPLVRSRVRKCGSAEVLKLNGAEGTQHVKGQKSSCGRDGRAWGLGVVLLCLGGGAVGLGGQQLWTGMPLLKNQMAKEDGAWVPQDVDRDVWIPALQESLERAPQWRRYQRLATLYRLEARDAADEDEKLQNLLSAEQAYLDSISRHPYNPVSRINLAAIYTEQKQWQEADAMYASASDMAKARERWFRMHSQWGDMHVRWAVDLWEKEEVQQAEAQFLRAKERYLSSYEYGYFFQNKQYVVEYTSALLVFARFLDAQERFDDAELLFQEGKKQVNWYNWQTDTGLLMHYAQHLYLRGRYLWGQRKPEEAYQLMVRAASCLKQYRGVMKGNVDQQWHNQLAEIQEVITFLQKAGIANEVK; encoded by the coding sequence ATGCAAAGCATCATCATTATTCTAGCTTGCTTAGGCATGTTGCTTGCGGGCTCTCTTGGCATAACCTTGAGTGTACCTCTGCAGGCGCCTGCCGTGATTTTGTTGGGATTAGCAGCCATTCTGGCTGCGATCCAAGTTCTGAAGCCTGGAAGTGCGGGAGTGTGGGAGTCGAAAGTCAAAAGACAGAAAGTCCAGAACCCTAGCACTCTTGACAGCGGAAGGAAAAGTTGGTTGTTGGGGTTATCTCTGGGTTCAATTTTTTATTTTGTTGGACGGGCATGGTTTTCTCCGGTTTTTGATCTAGGGGTGGAGGACTTGATGTTGATTTTGCCCGCGTCAATTTTGTATTTGGTCGCGGGTTATGGTATGAGGGGGAAATCCGGGGTGCACTTACGCATGGGCCTGGCGATTACCGTGATTGTTTTGTTACTGTTGCATATCGGTTCTTGTGTACTTCAGATAAAGGGAGGGGAGGGCTATTCTCTGACTCCCTTATTCACTGGAGCAGTGAGATCAAGTGATGGGCATGTCACGGGGATGTATGGCTACTATGGCAGTTTTGCTAATTTCGCGGTGATCGCGGGATTGCTCTCCCTGAGTTTGGGAATATGGGGTAGGGGGGGCTTTGCTTCTCGTGGGGCATTGTTTTTATTTGGAGCACTGGCTCTGTCTTTAGCTGCCTATTCCCAATCGAGATCAGCGGTTATTAGTTTGATTCCATCTCTTTTTGTATTTATTATTTTGCTAATGGTTTCGGTAGCAGGACAAACACCGAAAGTTAGAACAAGGGCGCGAATAGGAATGTGGGCTTTTGGTGGCGTTATCGCTTCAGTTTGTATAATTGGTGTAACATGGGTGTTCAGTGAACGAGCATTGCCGCAGGATCAGGATCAGGATTTGTTGGAATTGTTTTTTGCTGGAGGCGTTCGCGTGCCCTATTGGACCATGGCTGTAGAGCAGTGGGCAGATTACCCTGTATTTGGTGCGGGATCTCGCAGTTTTTCATATCTTAGCTTTGAGTATTGGAGCTCGAATTTACCGACCGGTGAGGCAAATCCTGAATTTGTGCATAACGAATATTTACAGTTGCTTGCTGATTATGGTTTTGTAGGTTTAATATTGGTTATAGCTTTGCTGGTATGGCACTGTTTCTCCGGGTGTAAGCAAGTGCGTTTACTTGCTGGCAAAATACCAAGTGATGGTTTGGTGAGAGGTTTCAATGCGATAGCTTTAACTGTTGCTGGAGTCAGTGGGATGACTGCGATGGCGATGCATGTGTGTTTTGATTTTCGCACACACTTATTGGCAAATTTACTCTTGCTTGTTTGTTGTGCGATCTGGACCTTACCTCTGGTAAGATCCAGAGTGCGGAAGTGCGGAAGTGCGGAAGTGCTAAAGTTGAATGGTGCAGAAGGCACTCAGCATGTCAAAGGTCAAAAGTCATCGTGTGGTCGCGATGGGAGAGCTTGGGGCCTAGGGGTGGTGTTATTGTGTTTAGGAGGTGGGGCAGTTGGTTTGGGGGGGCAGCAGCTTTGGACGGGGATGCCGTTGCTCAAAAATCAGATGGCGAAGGAAGATGGGGCCTGGGTTCCTCAGGATGTGGATCGCGATGTGTGGATTCCAGCCCTACAAGAATCGCTAGAGAGGGCTCCTCAGTGGCGGCGGTATCAGAGGCTGGCTACCTTGTATCGTTTAGAGGCAAGGGATGCTGCAGATGAAGATGAGAAGCTGCAAAACTTGTTGAGTGCGGAACAGGCGTATTTGGATTCGATTAGTCGTCATCCGTATAATCCGGTCTCCCGTATTAACTTGGCAGCAATCTACACTGAACAGAAACAGTGGCAGGAGGCTGATGCTATGTATGCATCAGCTTCAGACATGGCGAAAGCTCGTGAACGGTGGTTTAGGATGCATTCACAGTGGGGTGATATGCACGTACGCTGGGCTGTTGATTTATGGGAGAAAGAAGAAGTTCAGCAAGCAGAGGCTCAGTTCTTGCGAGCTAAAGAACGATATTTAAGTAGCTATGAATATGGGTATTTTTTCCAAAATAAGCAGTATGTCGTTGAGTATACTTCAGCTTTGCTGGTCTTCGCTCGTTTTCTCGATGCTCAGGAACGGTTCGATGATGCCGAGTTGCTGTTTCAGGAAGGAAAAAAGCAGGTGAACTGGTACAACTGGCAAACAGATACAGGCTTGCTTATGCACTATGCACAGCATTTGTATTTGAGAGGGCGTTATCTATGGGGACAGCGTAAGCCGGAAGAAGCTTACCAGCTAATGGTTAGAGCAGCTTCTTGTCTTAAACAATACCGTGGTGTGATGAAGGGAAATGTCGATCAACAATGGCATAATCAGTTAGCTGAAATTCAAGAAGTCATCACCTTTCTGCAAAAAGCGGGTATTGCAAATGAAGTGAAATAA
- the ssb gene encoding single-stranded DNA-binding protein, with protein sequence MANLNKVMLMGNVTRDIELRYTPKGTAVADIGLAVNRVRSGEGGERIEETTFVDITLWGRTAEVAHQYSGKGQPLFVEGRLHMDTWVDKASGGNRSKLKVVADNIQLMGTRSGGGSGQQQAPQQSQQAPQQQAAPQQQQPPQGGSPAYGGPIEENEDIPF encoded by the coding sequence ATGGCTAATTTAAACAAAGTGATGCTCATGGGTAATGTCACCCGTGATATTGAGTTGCGTTATACCCCCAAAGGAACTGCGGTGGCTGATATCGGACTCGCGGTTAACCGTGTGCGATCCGGTGAAGGCGGTGAGCGTATTGAGGAGACCACTTTTGTCGATATCACCTTGTGGGGTAGGACCGCGGAGGTCGCTCACCAGTATTCGGGAAAGGGGCAGCCGCTTTTTGTCGAAGGACGATTGCACATGGATACCTGGGTGGATAAAGCCTCCGGGGGGAACCGTTCCAAACTCAAAGTTGTCGCCGATAACATTCAGTTGATGGGAACCCGCAGTGGTGGAGGCAGCGGTCAGCAGCAAGCTCCGCAGCAGTCACAACAAGCACCCCAGCAACAGGCAGCGCCTCAACAGCAGCAGCCACCTCAAGGCGGCTCCCCGGCCTACGGCGGACCGATTGAGGAGAACGAAGACATCCCGTTTTAG
- the pth gene encoding aminoacyl-tRNA hydrolase → MSDIKLVVGLGNPGAKYEQTRHNIGFLVVDRLVGDSGCSMSNHLRWRAHVAKLPGLGTILMKPQTFMNESGQSVGAAVRFYKLEPEQVLVVYDDVSLPFGARRFRMSGSAGGHNGMKSIISHLGSDRFPRLKLGIGMDSRPAELAGAEGEAAKNKPGGSLVGHVLGKFSVEERNELENTLATAAEAVQFALSEGVEAAANAFNTKKKA, encoded by the coding sequence GTGTCTGACATCAAATTGGTTGTAGGTCTGGGAAACCCAGGGGCAAAATACGAACAAACGCGCCATAACATCGGGTTTTTGGTTGTGGACCGCTTGGTTGGCGACTCCGGATGTTCGATGTCGAACCACCTTCGCTGGCGGGCCCATGTGGCGAAATTACCGGGGCTTGGGACGATTTTGATGAAGCCCCAGACGTTTATGAATGAAAGCGGCCAATCCGTCGGTGCGGCGGTGAGGTTCTACAAGCTGGAGCCCGAGCAGGTTCTGGTGGTTTACGATGATGTTTCACTGCCTTTTGGTGCGCGTCGGTTCCGGATGTCAGGGTCGGCAGGTGGGCACAACGGGATGAAATCGATTATCAGCCACCTGGGAAGTGATCGGTTTCCGAGGTTGAAACTGGGAATTGGAATGGACAGTCGACCGGCGGAACTTGCTGGCGCGGAGGGGGAGGCTGCGAAAAATAAGCCTGGAGGAAGTCTGGTAGGGCATGTTTTGGGTAAATTTTCTGTCGAAGAACGTAATGAATTGGAAAACACGCTTGCAACTGCAGCAGAAGCTGTTCAGTTTGCGCTCTCCGAAGGAGTAGAGGCAGCTGCCAACGCCTTCAACACGAAGAAAAAGGCATGA
- a CDS encoding ribose-phosphate diphosphokinase yields the protein MKIFSGKAHQELAEKIAAHLGTTLADVNVTSFPDGESFVQINENIRGEDVYLIQPTCPATNHNLMEMLIMVDAAKRASAGRITAVMPFFGYARQDRKDQPRVPITAKLVANLIEAAGVDRVLTMDLHAAQIQGFFDIPVDHLYAKPVFIKHLREQHGDDASNLTVVSPDVGGVKMARSYADKLGAELAIVAKHRVSATKVEAMNVIGDVDGRNVLLVDDMTETAGTLCAAAKILKDHGAQKIYAGVSHGVLGDMGRQRILESAIEQVITTDSVPQAYGEKVEVVSVAGLFGDAISRIHDGKSVTSLFDIDE from the coding sequence ATGAAAATATTCAGCGGAAAGGCTCACCAAGAGCTCGCAGAGAAGATCGCGGCCCACTTGGGCACCACCCTGGCCGATGTTAATGTCACCTCTTTCCCAGACGGTGAATCCTTCGTCCAGATCAACGAAAATATCCGGGGAGAGGACGTGTATCTCATCCAGCCAACCTGTCCGGCGACCAATCATAATTTAATGGAAATGTTGATTATGGTGGATGCTGCCAAGCGCGCGAGTGCAGGGCGGATCACTGCAGTGATGCCGTTTTTTGGATATGCCCGGCAGGATCGGAAAGATCAGCCTCGTGTGCCGATCACAGCCAAGCTGGTTGCGAACCTGATTGAAGCGGCAGGTGTCGATCGCGTCCTGACCATGGATCTGCATGCTGCACAGATTCAGGGATTTTTCGATATTCCGGTCGATCATCTGTATGCCAAGCCGGTATTTATTAAGCACCTGCGTGAGCAGCACGGCGATGATGCCAGCAATTTGACCGTTGTTTCTCCGGACGTGGGAGGTGTCAAAATGGCTCGCTCGTATGCAGACAAATTGGGTGCGGAGTTGGCGATTGTTGCCAAGCACCGGGTCAGCGCGACCAAGGTCGAAGCGATGAACGTCATCGGAGATGTTGATGGCCGGAATGTGTTACTGGTCGACGACATGACGGAAACTGCCGGAACCTTGTGTGCGGCGGCGAAGATCCTCAAGGACCACGGAGCCCAGAAAATCTACGCCGGTGTTTCCCACGGGGTTCTTGGCGACATGGGGCGCCAGCGCATTTTGGAGTCGGCGATTGAGCAAGTCATTACAACGGATTCCGTGCCTCAGGCGTATGGAGAAAAGGTTGAGGTGGTTTCTGTTGCCGGTCTCTTTGGGGATGCGATTTCCCGAATTCATGACGGAAAATCAGTAACCTCACTCTTTGACATTGACGAATAG
- a CDS encoding glycosyltransferase family 4 protein — translation MSRYRKVDLVVSCTKEMAEAFARCQVSSPVMPNIGLPDRQPDPVSKRFEGEALRLLFVGNLVYWKGLELALLALQQMPEQVTLTLVGDGGDRLDVEADIHRLGLNDRVDLRGAVPRVDLLEMYDQFDVFLFPSLHDSGGMAVIEAMCAGLPVVCLDAGGPGISVNNDCGTVVSLGSKDEVVLGLSNAIQNYLDDPVLRERHGRAAVQRVNEAYLWPKNAQKMVQWYEELQR, via the coding sequence ATGTCTCGTTATCGTAAGGTGGATTTGGTGGTTTCGTGTACGAAGGAAATGGCAGAGGCTTTTGCTCGCTGTCAGGTGTCCAGTCCGGTGATGCCCAATATTGGCTTGCCAGATCGTCAACCAGACCCTGTTTCTAAGAGGTTTGAAGGGGAGGCTTTGCGATTGCTCTTTGTTGGCAATCTGGTCTATTGGAAGGGGCTTGAATTAGCGCTTTTGGCCCTGCAGCAAATGCCTGAGCAGGTAACTCTGACCTTAGTAGGCGATGGTGGCGACCGCTTGGATGTCGAGGCCGATATCCATCGCCTTGGTTTGAACGACCGGGTGGATTTGAGAGGCGCTGTTCCGCGTGTCGATTTACTCGAGATGTATGATCAGTTTGATGTGTTTTTGTTCCCTAGTTTACACGACTCTGGAGGTATGGCGGTCATTGAAGCAATGTGTGCAGGCCTACCCGTTGTTTGTTTGGATGCGGGAGGTCCTGGCATTTCTGTTAATAACGACTGTGGAACGGTGGTTTCTCTCGGGTCTAAAGATGAGGTTGTTCTGGGCCTGAGTAATGCGATTCAGAATTATTTAGATGACCCAGTATTGCGTGAGCGGCACGGGCGGGCTGCGGTTCAACGCGTGAACGAGGCCTACCTTTGGCCGAAAAATGCTCAAAAAATGGTGCAGTGGTATGAGGAGCTTCAGCGTTGA
- a CDS encoding 50S ribosomal protein L25: MAKPQTLKASERARTGSGVLKQMRREGFIPSVIYGGGFENKNIKVHAKTLTDMLSHAASESILFNLDVEGSDTQLAFLQDVQHNALTGEIVHVDFRAVDNKTEIHANLPLELVGEAAGAKAGGYLDQMLHSLEVSCLPQDLPEGIEASVEHLEIGDALHIGEITYPEGVKPVQNADVVVALVIKTRVAKSAGAEATDEAAPAEAE; the protein is encoded by the coding sequence ATGGCTAAACCACAAACTTTAAAAGCAAGCGAGCGCGCCCGGACCGGGTCTGGCGTTCTTAAGCAAATGCGCCGCGAAGGATTCATTCCTTCTGTCATTTATGGCGGTGGATTTGAAAACAAAAACATCAAGGTTCACGCAAAAACCCTGACGGACATGCTCAGTCATGCCGCATCCGAAAGTATCTTGTTCAACCTCGATGTTGAAGGATCCGACACCCAGTTGGCCTTCCTTCAGGATGTGCAACACAACGCATTGACGGGTGAGATCGTTCACGTTGACTTCCGCGCTGTGGACAACAAAACGGAGATTCACGCGAACCTGCCACTTGAACTCGTCGGCGAAGCCGCCGGAGCCAAGGCTGGTGGATACCTTGACCAGATGCTTCACAGCCTCGAGGTCAGCTGTTTGCCGCAGGATCTTCCTGAAGGGATTGAAGCCAGCGTCGAGCACCTCGAAATTGGAGATGCTCTGCACATCGGTGAGATCACTTACCCTGAAGGTGTGAAGCCAGTTCAGAATGCGGACGTCGTGGTTGCCCTGGTGATCAAGACCCGTGTTGCTAAGAGTGCTGGAGCGGAAGCTACGGATGAAGCAGCTCCTGCCGAGGCTGAGTAA